In Macadamia integrifolia cultivar HAES 741 chromosome 13, SCU_Mint_v3, whole genome shotgun sequence, one DNA window encodes the following:
- the LOC122058911 gene encoding GTP-binding nuclear protein Ran-3-like — protein sequence MALPNQQTVDYPSFKLVIVGDGGTGKTTFVKRHLTGEFEKKYEPTIGVEVHPLDFFTNCGKIRFYCWDTAGQEKFGGLRDGYYIHGQCAIIMFDVTARLTYKNVPTWHRDLCRVCENIPIVLCGNKVDVKNRQVKAKQVTFHRKKNLQYYEISAKSNYNFEKPFLYLARKLAGDANLHFVESPALAPPEVQIDMATQEQHEAELAAAAAQPLPDDDDEAFE from the exons ATG GCGCTTCCGAACCAGCAAACTGTCGATTACCCAAGCTTCAAGCTTGTCATCGTTGGTGATGGTGGTACAG GAAAGACGACTTTTGTTAAACGGCATCTTACTGGAGAGTTTGAGAAGAAATATGAGC CAACGATTGGTGTTGAAGTTCATCCATTGGACTTCTTCACGAACTGTGGGAAGATCCGGTTTTATTGTTGGGACACTGCTGGCCAAGAGAAATTTGGTGGACTCAGAGATGGATATTA TATCCATGGACAATGTGCCATCATTATGTTTGATGTCACAGCTCGTTTAACATACAAGAATGTTCCCACATGGCACCGGGATCTCTGCAG GGTGTGTGAGAATATCCCTATTGTTTTGTGTGGAAATAAAGTTGATGTCAAGAATAGGCAAGTAAAAGCAAAGCAGGTTACATTCCACAGGAAGAAGAATCTCCAGTACTATGAGATCTCTGCGAAAAGCAACTACAACTTTGAGAAACCTTTCCTCTATCTTGCTAGAAAACTTGCTGG GGATGCTAACCTCCACTTTGTCGAGTCTCCAGCTCTTGCTCCTCCTGAAGTTCAAATTGACATGGCAACACAAGAACA GCATGAAGCTGAGTTGGCAGCAGCTGCGGCACAGCCCCTCcctgacgatgatgatgaggcgTTCGAGTAG